A genomic stretch from Lathyrus oleraceus cultivar Zhongwan6 chromosome 2, CAAS_Psat_ZW6_1.0, whole genome shotgun sequence includes:
- the LOC127123317 gene encoding uncharacterized protein LOC127123317 yields MGQSKISLKELASVRRKVLKSIDDYLNRFRLLKARCFTQMLEHDLVDMTTGGLDYLVRKKLDTRYLRDMAQLEDRVLQVKCMKAEKARTSKYHKKKVTYIETNDYVSNIGDEYFEEGEVNVAELNPGPPYVCKLLKPSNGKNLVETRKNEKFATRTYTFYITKYDQIFDLLVVDGHIIVPSGLKIPPLEQRKNRGFCKYHNFLGHKTSQSVLFRDLVQKALKDGRLKFGEKIKTSMKVDSDPM; encoded by the coding sequence ATGGGACAATCGAAAATTAGTTTGAAGGAATTGGCAAGTGTTAGGCGAAAGGTCCTTAAGTCGATAGACGACTATTTGAATAGGTTTAGACTTCTCAAGGCAAGGTGTTTCACACAAATGCTTGAGCATGATTTAGTCGATATGACCACTGGTGGCCTAGACTATTTAGTTAGGAAGAAGCTAGACACCCGATACCTTAGGGACATGGCACAATTGGAAGATAGGGTTCTCCAAGTCAAATGCATGAAAGCTGAAAAGGCCAGGACAAGTAAGTATCACAAAAAAAAAGTCACTTATATAGAAACAAATGATTACGTCTCTAATATAGGTGACGAATATTTTGAAGAGGGTGAGGTCAATGTAGCTGAACTTAATCCAGGGCCTCCTTATGTTTGTAAATTGCTTAAACCATCGAATGGGAAAAATCTTGTCGAAACTAGAAAAAATGAGAAATTCGCCACTAGAACTTACACTTTTTATATTACAAAATATGACCAAATATTTGATTTGTTGGTCGTAGATGGTCATATTATAGTACCTTCTGGCCTAAAAATTCCTCCTTTAGAACAAAGGAAGAATAGAGGTTTCTGTAAGTACCATAATTTCCTAGGTCATAAAACTTCTCAATCTGTGCTTTTTAGGGATTTGGTTCAGAAAGCTCTGAAAGATGGAAGGTTGAAATTCGGCGAAAAGATAAAGACATCAATGAAAGTGGATTCAGATCCCATGTAG